GACCACGCTCGTGCGGATGCTGATGGAGCGCGACCCACTGATCCGCCATTCGGTGTCCTATACGACCCGTCCGCCCCGTCCGGGCGAACGTGATGGCCACGATTACCATTTCGTCGACATCCAGACCTTCCTGGCGATGCGCGAGCGCGGCGATTTCCTCGAATGGGCCGAGGTGCATGGCAATTTCTACGGCAGCTCGAAAAGCTGGCTGCTCGGCGAGCTGGCCGCCGGCCGAGACACGCTGCTCGAAATCGACTGGCAGGGCGCCCAGCAGGTGCGCGCGCTGATCCCCGAGGCCGTCGGCATCTTCATCCTGCCGCCCTCGATCGCCGAACTGGAACGGCGGCTGCGCAACCGCGGGCAGGACAGCATCGAGGTGATCCA
This genomic interval from Sulfuricystis multivorans contains the following:
- the gmk gene encoding guanylate kinase; this encodes MTLTTTPLPASNANAGTLFVVSAPSGAGKTTLVRMLMERDPLIRHSVSYTTRPPRPGERDGHDYHFVDIQTFLAMRERGDFLEWAEVHGNFYGSSKSWLLGELAAGRDTLLEIDWQGAQQVRALIPEAVGIFILPPSIAELERRLRNRGQDSIEVIQRRVAAALGEMRHVDEFDFVIINNDLQEALEDLVAAVRASRLRLPRQRLRHPDVFRFLSSL